A region from the Drosophila willistoni isolate 14030-0811.24 unplaced genomic scaffold, UCI_dwil_1.1 Seg145, whole genome shotgun sequence genome encodes:
- the LOC124460866 gene encoding uncharacterized protein LOC124460866 codes for MRNLDNLATEEEIKKSMKLKIGEDAEQVNIRGLRKSFRGKQMAILSMPRTIAAKLLKEGFIEVGWDMCPIRERHAQKRCYKCLCFGHKAENCTSAKDRTNWCLRCGQTEHKAATCNNKPVCFNCVDAKRTDVSHYTGSRRCPLATTGEQDASKKWITSEIASYDIAQGVAIEFTKYEVEFHKARYLARYCGMLCMTAFYE; via the coding sequence ATGCGCAACCTCGACAACTTAGCGACAGAAGAGGAAATAAAAAAGTCAATGAAACTGAAAATTGGCGAAGATGCCGAGCAAGTGAATATAAGGGGCTTGCGCAAGTCCTTTAGAGGCAAACAGATGGCCATTTTAAGTATGCCGCGTACTATAGCAGCCAAACTACTAAAAGAAGGCTTTATAGAAGTTGGCTGGGACATGTGTCCGATTCGCGAGAGGCATGCCCAAAAAAGATGCTACAAGTGTCTATGCTTCGGGCACAAAGCAGAAAATTGCACTAGTGCCAAAGACCGCACAAACTGGTGCCTTAGATGCGGACAGACTGAGCACAAAGCAGCCACATGCAACAATAAGCCAGTTTGCTTTAACTGCGTAGACGCAAAACGCACAGATGTGAGCCACTACACTGGTAGTCGTCGTTGCCCGCTGGCAACCACAGGTGAGCAAGACGCCAGCAAGAAATGGATTACTTCCGAAATCGCAAGCTACGATATAGCACAAGGAGTGGCGATCGAATTCACGAAGTACGAGGTGGAGTTCCACAAGGCTCGGTACTTGGCCCGATACTGTGGAATGCTATGTATGACGGCATTTTACGAATAA